The region CAGAGGCGCCTCCCACCTCGGTCTGGAGCACCTGGTACGCGGCGCTGTGCTGGTGCCCCCAGCGCATCGCCGCGCGCCACAGGGCCCGCCCGTAGCCGCAGCCGCGGAACTGCGGCAGCACGCCGAAGTACTGGGGCAGCAGGCGAGCGGCTCCGCTGGCGTCGGCCATGGTCTCCATCGGGCCGATGGCGCCGGCCACGCGGCCGTCGTGCAGGACCGTGAGGACAGGGCCAACGGTCCTGGCGCGCATCTGCTCGTGCAGGAACGCGAACCCGTCAGCCGCCATCTGCTCGGCGAAGGCACCGAAACCGGCCTCCTCGGAAATCTGCTTGTCCTCGTGGACCGGCACGCCCGGAGCCTGTCCAGGTCCGTCATTGAATTCCTTGAGCTGAACGCGGGTTCCCGCGCCCTGGGCGTACGCCTCGGGCTGGTCGGGGCCGAGGAACCAGACGACCCGGGCCTTGGCGGCACCGTGGACGGAAGCGAGTTTCCGAGCCAGGTCGGCGCCGGCGGACAGGCTGTCCGGGGCAGCCCCGTACACGTGGACCTTCACGACGCCGGCGCCGCGCTCGACCAGCGTGGGCACGAGGGTCTGGCGGTGATCATGCTCGATGGCGTCGGCCAGGACGCGTTCGGCCTTGGTGTCGGACCAGCGGCGGTCTTTGTCGTACGGAAGGAAACGGCCGGTTCCGGCGACCTCCACGACTGCCTCGAACAGGTCGGGGAGCGGGTCCTTTCGACGGACAGGGCCGAGAGTCGGCACGTACGGCACGGGCATCACGGGCTCGATCCAGCCCCAGTGAAAGCGCATGCTCGCACGCTACCCATGCCGCGCACCTGCCGCAGGCCCCAGCGCCAACACGCCGGGGCCTGCGTATTCAGGACCGGGTCAGACGCAGATCGGATCAGGTCAGTGGGGGTTGTCGTCGCCCGCGTTGCACGAGCACTTCACGCTGTCCATGACCTCGTCCATGTCGGTGATGGCGGTGATCTCGGTGACCGGCGGGGTGGCTGCGAGGACGGGCCGCGTGAAGTACGGCAGGCCTCCGCTCTGGGTGGGCCCGTCGTCGGGCAGCGGGCGCCTCGGGGAGATTTCGACTGCTACAGCGGTCATTTCAGCCTGCTTTCTTCTGTCCGTGCTGGCAGTAACTTGCGAGTGGTGCCTTCGCCTCCTGGTAGTGCTTGGCCAGGGGCCTGCACACGGTGCAGGAACCGGAGAGCTGGCAACCTGAGCAGCCTCCGGTGCGAAGCATGAGGCGGTCCGCGATCGCATCCAGCCGGGCGAGGCCCTGGATCCCCTCGCGGGGGAGGCTGATCTGGTCGTCGCGGCCGATCTTGCAGATGGACACCAGCCCGTGCGGGTCGGTGTGGAAGAAGGTGTGGCCGGCGTTGCAGCCCGTGAACGGCTTCCGCATCCGCAAGTGGTCCTTGGACTGCGCGGTGAGGACCTCACCGCCCCCGTAGATGGTGGGGGTCATGTTGGTGAAGACGTTGTACTCCACGCCCCACTGCTCACAGAGGTCGATCATCGCCTGTTCTTCCGGCGCGTTGTCCTCGGTGACGATGATGCTCATGCGCAGTGGCAGCCGAGCCCGGCGGGCGGCGTTCATGCCCTGGACGAACAGGTCCCAGGCACCGTCCCGCTGCGTCAGCTCGTCGTAACTGGCCTTCGTCGCACCGTACATGGAGACCGTGACGCGGTAGGGCGGGCACTCATCGAAAAGGCGAAGCAGGTTCTCGCGCCACAGGAGCGATCCGTTGGTCGAGAGCGTGAGCATCATGCCCAGCTCGAACGCCCGGCGGTATGACCGCATGAAGTCCTTGTCGATGGTCGGCTCACCGCCGGTGATCTGGAGCCACAGCACCCCGGCTTCGGCCATGACCTCCAGGCACTGGAGCTTCTTTTCCAGCGGCATGCCCGAGTTCACCTTGAGCCCGAGGTAGCAGTGCTTGCAGGCGTAGTTGCAGCCGAGGTTCACCTCCCAGCTGGCCTTTGAGTAGCCCCAGGCGGACGGCTGCCGGACGAGCAGGTACTCACCCGCAGGGCGGCCCGCCACGTCCAGGTCGTCCCACTGGTCCCGGACGGTGTCCGCGAGCCAGGCCGGGGCCGGCTCGGCGGGGTCGAGAGCGCGCAGCTCCTCGTAGCGGGGCGCGGGCAGGAGGGCTCCGCCGCGGCTTCCCGGCCGTACGAGCATGTGCTGTTCCAGGAACGGGCTCGCGATCAGTGAGTGCATGAGGTCTCCCGTCGGGGTGGTCCGCTCCGTTCGGCCGGGGCGGAAAGTGAGGGGCCCGGGCCCCGACCGCTGGTCTCGGTGACGGCCGGGGCCCGTTGTCCCGGACTGCCGTCACTCCCCCACGGAGGGCCAGCCGGGACGTGGGTCCCACCCCTGGCCGGGGACCTGCAGGGAGGCTGCAGGTCCGGGCTGGGGACCGGTGCCACGACCGGCCAAGGGCGGGAGTCAAAGACAGGAAGGTCAGAACAGGGACGTGACGCCCAGGGAAGCTACGATCACCAAGACGGCGGTGTACGCCGCGACGGCCCAGACCGCCCTGGGGTGCCGCTCCCGGATAATCCGCCACGCCTCGCGCCCCGTACGTCCGTCGGCGCGGGCCCGGATGCCGGAGGCGCTGATGCTGATCGCTACAACCTGTACGGGGGTGCGGTTGCCACTGGAGGGGTGAGATTTCATGAGGGTCCTCGTCGTGGGGAGTGGCGGGCGGGGTGGCTGCTACCTCGTGGTAATGCCGTAGATGAGTGCGGCAAGGAGCGTGGCGACGGAAAGCGTGTAGAGGACCTGGCCGGCCGGGGAGGCTGGGGCGGGCATCTGCGCCCCCCTACGCCATCGGCGTCCGTAGCCACCCCTCACCTCTGGTCCCGCAGCTCGGCCCACACGCGCTTCCCCCACGGGAGCCGGTCCGTGCCCCAACACCTGGTGAGGGCATCCACGATTCCCATGCCGCGCCCGTGCACGTCATCTGTGTCCGATGACCGGAGCACAGGCAGGACGCGGCTTCTGTCGATGACGGCCAGGCGCACGGTGCGCTCGTCGACGCGGGTGACGGTTATGCGGATCGCGGCCATTCGGGCGTGGAGGATGGCGTTGGTGGTGAGCTCGGAGATCACGGTTTCCGCGTCCTGCGCCAGCTCGGGCAGATCCCAGTGGTCGAGGATGTCGCGGACGACGTGCCGCGCGACGGGAACGGACTCCAGCTCGCGCGGCAGCACCTCACTCATTACCGGTGTGCCGGCGAGGCGGGCTCTGCTCATCAGGCTCCCTCACGCTCGAGTTGGGCGCGGTGGCGGGTCTGCCCCATCCGGGACAGCCGGCTGACGAGACCCGCAGAGCAGAGGACGGCTGGGCTGTCCATGGCCACCGACCAGTACGACAGACCCGGCTGGTGCCATTTCCGATGGATGGGTGGCACCCCTAGGAAAGTCCCGGGTGCGAGGCACACGGTGGCCGGGTCCGTCCACCCGTCGACGGCACTGGGAGGCACCAGCGCCCAGTACTGCATGAGGCCGCCCGCCGCGATGACCGGGCCTCCCTCCAGGGCTTGGGCCAGGAAGGCGTCCACCTCGGCGGGTTCCGTGCTCCCAGCCACACCGTGGATGAGGTAGCCGGGGAAGCTGACGGCGGTGAACAGGATGCCGCATCGCAGCAGTGGCGTTTCCTCATCCCACCAGGCCTGACGTGCCTCCTGCGGCTCCTGCGAGGCACAGCACAACCAGTGCTCCACCGCGAGGTCACGGTCTTGCCCGGGGTGGACCATCACCCCGGGGGCCGCCTTCATCGGGGCGCGGGCTTCAGCATCGGAGCACATGCGGAGAGCCTCCCTACTAGGCTCGTCTGGTGATGACTACGACGGTAGAACCCCTCGCTCAGCTGCTGAAGTGACCAGGAGTACGGGTAAGTTGCCGTCAGTCACCGGGATTGGGGCAGTCATGCGGCCTAGTTCGCCACCCACCCTGACCGGCAGTCAGGGTTCATCCAGTCGCCCCCGCGCGGGCGTCATCTCGGGCTACGTATTTCGCGTGATACGAGAGCAGCAGGGGCGCACTCAGGAAGAGGCGGCCGAGCTCTTAAAAGTCAGCGCGGACACGATCGCCGGCTGGGAAACCGGACGCCGTCCCCTGACCGCTGTACCTACCGGGCAGATGCTCATGCACCGCCACCGGCTCATGCAGATGGGCACCGCGCCCGCTCTCCTCCAAGCCCTTGAGCGCGCCCTCGAAGCGGACGTCCTCCTCGCGAGCGCGTTAGACGACGAGGCCGCAGTCGAGGAGAGCCCGCTTGGGGCCTGGGTGATGCAACGCGACCTGGTCGAGGTGCTGGCCTGGCCCCTCAACGGCGTAGCGCCTCAGCCCGTACGTGAGCTCCCCTCGCCTCCCCGGCCGCGCCGAGGCCCCGCGCCCGCCGGGCCTGAGCTGCCGTCGGGCGACCGGGCCACGTTCTTCGGGCAGATGCGCCGTACGGCCGAGCAGGCCCGTGGCCAGCAGCAGTTCCTCCTCCGCCGCCAGGCCCTCTACCTCTCCGGATACGACAACCAGGCCGACACCTCGGAATGGCTCGCCTACCAGCAGAGCATCGAGCGGCCCCAAGACTGGCTCACCCGCTGGCTCAACAGCCGCTCCGTCGCGGCAGTCGCCGCCCGGCAAGGCGACCGCGACCGCATGAACTACTTCATCGACAACGACCTCACAGGTGACGAGGCAGGCGAGGCCGCAAACCTCAACTACTGGGCGTACTGGCTCGGGGAGACCCAGCACCTGGAGTTGTCCGACGACTTCATCGCACGCCGCACGCCCGGCCCATGGCCTGGCGAACGGCTCCTCGCGCACCTCTCTGCTGGCCTCGCCTCGCATCACGGGTACGTGGACCTGAACGTCCACAGCGTGTGGTCTCTTCTCCAGATCCGCCCCAACCTGCTGCGATCCGGTGCAGCAGGCCGCGCTCTACGCGACCGCCTCACTGTGATGTTGGATAGCCGGGAGCTGTCGGCGCGCGCTCGCCGGGAGCTGGAGAGCATCCAGTACGCAATCCGCCTCGCTGAGGCGTGAGAGGAGTCCGAGGTGACAGAGGACCTGTCAGCGGTGGCGAACTTCCTGTACGAGGCCGGGACGCTCAAGCACACCGCTCGCACCGGGTGGTGGATGGCGGGTGTACGCCAGCCCGAGACAGTGGCAGAGCACTCCTGGCGCACTGCGCTGATCGCGACGATCATTGCCAAGCTCGAAGGCGCGGACCCGGCGCGGGCGGCGTTCCTCGCCGTGTGGCACGACACCGGAGAGACGCGCACCGGTGACGTGAACCACCTCGGCAAGAAGTACACGGCCGGGGAGGCCGACCCTCGCGACATCACGGCCGACCAGGTCGCCGGCATGCCGGGCATCCTGGCCGAGGCTCTCACCGAGCTGGTCGCCGAGTACGAGGCCAAGGACTCCCCGGAGGCGATCTGCGCCCGCGACGCAGACAAATTGGAGTGCATGATCCAGGGCATCGAGTACAAGGCCCAGGGCTACGAGAACGCACAGCGCTGGATCGACAACAGCCGCGGCCGCATCGTCACCAAGGCGGGGAACGTCCTGGCGGACGCGGTCCTGGAGACCGGCTCGCTGGACTGGCTGCGCTCGGCGCTCGGCGAGAAGCAGGGCTGACGCGCGGTCCGGCCTTGCCGATCTCGGGCAAGGCCGGGCTACCCGCGGGTGCTGGTGAACCGCACCCCGCTGCCCCACTTCTCCCGCTGCGCGGCAAAACACCAGGTGCACAGCGGGAGCCCGCCAGGGCCGTACCGCCAGGTCTGCCGCTGGCATCCCGCGCACAGTCCGACGTGACTACCAGGGCAGATCATGGTGCTGGGGTCGGGCTCCGCGATCGGCAGCACTGGGGTCGTCATGTCTGTGTCCTCATCTGGGCGACGAGCGATCATCGCCTCGAACAAAGAATAGAACACGCGTCTCGATTGTCAGACCCTCCCCGTACGGTGAGGGTATGTCCCACTCCCCCGGGCCTGACGGCCAGGTGCCGCACGCCCTCAACGAGGTCAACGACCGCATCCGCAGCCTGATGGACGAACCGGCCTCCACCGAGCGCGCCGAGAGGTACCGGCGCCTGCTCTCGCTGTGGACGGCCCTCTCGCGCGACGACGTGACCAAAGCGGCCTGACGTCGGTCGAAAGCGGGGTCGGGTGGCTGTGTCAGTTTTCTGAGGGCTCTGGTCCACTTCTTGTGGTCACGTACGCAGCGTGACTGTCGGGCTTCGTGTGGCGGCGGTCAGGTCGCCCGAAAATCGCCCGGCCGGAATGCGGTGTGGTCGACAGTGCTGCGCCGTGAACGAAGTACGGCCGCAGCTGGATGAGTTGCTGTTCTCCTCGGTGGAGGGCGTGTTCGTAGAGTCGGTCGAGGTGACCGACACGAGTGTCCGGGTCGAGGCCCGCACGACCGTCAGGCGGGCGGTCTGCCCGGGATGCGGGTGCTGGTCGGGCCGAATACACGGTTCGTACCTGCGATTTCCCTGTGATCTGCCAGCCGTCGGCAAGTTCGTCGTGGTGTCGTTACGGGTGCGTCGATTCGTCTGCGCGGAGGACTCCTGTCCGCGCAAAACCTTCGCCGAGCAGGTACCCGGGCTCACCCGCCGGTTCGGCCGGCGGACCGAGCGACTGCGAGCGATTTTGGTCTCGGTCGGTCTTGCGCTCGCGGGCCGGGCGGGCGCCCGGATGACGGACACCTTCGGGGCGCCGGTGAGCCGGAACACCCTGCTGAGACTGATCGCCTCGCTACCGGACCCGCCTACCGCCACGCCCCGCGTGGTCGGTGTGGACGAATACGCCCAGCGCAAGGGACATATCTACGGAACTGTCCTCGTCGACGTCGAGACACGTCGCCCGGTGGACCTCCTGCCGGACCGGGAGGCGGACACGCTGGCGGCCTGGCTCGCCGAGCGCCCCGGCATCGAGATCGTCTGCCGCGACCGTGCCCCCTTCTTCGCCGAAGGCGCCACCCGCGGCGCCCCGCAGGCCATACAGGTCGCCGACCGATGGCACCTCTGGCACAACCTGTGCGAAGCCGCCGAGAAATGCGTCTACCAGCATCGCGGCTGCCTGCGTCCCGTTCCGGCCCCGGCGGACCAACCGCAGGAGAAGGCGGAGCCGGCTGCGTCATCGCCCTGGCCGACGGGGTACCGGTTCGCCGAACGCACCCGCGCCAAGCACGCCACCATCCACGCGCTCCTTGACGCCGGACACAGCAAGCGGTCCGTCGCCCGGCAACTCGGCATGACCCTCAACACCATCCTGCGCTTCTCCCGCGCCACCACCCCGGAGGAGTTGTTCACCGGCCAGTGGCAAAGTCGAGCGACCAAACTCGACCCCTACAAGCCCTACCTCGACCAGCGCTGGCAGGAAGGCTGCACCAACGCCTGGAAACTATGGGAGGAGATCAAAGAACAGGGCTATCCACGCGGCTACGGCAGCGTCCGCGACTACGTCAGCAGGACACTTCGCGGCAAGCCCCAGCCGGTCGGGTCCCGGCCGCCATCTGCCCGAGCCGTCACACGCTGGATCCTCACCCACCCCGACGCACTGAACGAGAACGACCGACTTCACCTCAAAGCCGCCCTGGCCAACTGCCCCGAACTCGCAGCACTCGCCGAGCACGTGCGCTCCTTCGCCCACATGCTCACCCACCTGCAAGGCGACCAACTACCCGACTGGATCGCAGCGGCGACCGCGACCACCGAACTGCCCAGTCTCCGCCGATTCGCCCAGCATCTCGAACGCGACCTCGACGCCGTTATCGCCGGCCTCTCACAACCCTGGAACTCCGGCGTCGTCGAAGGCCACGTCAACCGGATCAAGATGCTCAAGCGTCAGATGTTCGGTCGCGCGGGCTTCGAACTCCTCCGCAAGCGCGTCCTGCTCTACGCATAGATCCCAGGTCAGGAGTCGTCCTCAACGAGTCCAAAACCATCAGGGAACCCCTCCAAGAACTCGCGGCGCGAAGGGTCGGCTTCCTCTGCAGCCATCGAACCGAGTAGGTCGATGAACTCGCTTCGCTGATCACTCGACAGCTGAGCCACCAGATGAGCGACACCCTCCAAGACCTTGACCGCGTCATCCGGATCCATCTGCTCGTCCTCGCACCCCTCAACGAACCAGAGGACATCGACCAAAGCCTCAGCCAGAGCACGGGTCAGCGAAAGGTACACAGGCATCGGAACGATCTCCCACCAGGCGGCTGATAGAGCGCGGCCACCTCACCACATGCCACTGACATCACTGTCGGTGAGGCATCCACAGAAAGTGGACCAGAGCCCGCGGTCACGTACAAAGCCAGTCGGGCCAATCGCCCGTCCCCGCAACCGTCCACCGGCTCGACGCCTACGTCAGCACGAGAGGCCGCCACGCCTCGCCCGCGCAACCGCTCCTGGATCAACGCCTGCCCAAGCTCACACTCGCGGCATGAGCCGAGACCCCGCCCGCGCGCACCCCCCGGGCACAGCGGTAGCGCTGCCCGCCCGACCTGACTCAGCGCCCGCTCCGCGCTCGGGTACGACCAACGGTGGGCCGGCTGTACGACTTCACCGCTCTCCCCGCGTAGGGATCTCACGGCCCGGGTGAGCCGCGGTGAAGTGGCCCCGGATCGCGGTCTCGATCCGCCCCCGCAGCACGGCCGCGCGGTGCCGTGACCGCTCGTTGAAGATCCGGTTGATGTCCTGCGAGCTGCCCCCCCCCAATGGCACGATGATCGGCTCTCGGCCCTCCGCGAAGGCGTCTTCGTCGCGTGCCCACCCGCAGCCGAGAGCGCACGGGAAGCGAACGATGCCGCTGCGCGGGTGCGGCCATATGTACGGGTACTCGGGCATCGGGATGATCGTCGCCTCCGGTGACGGCGCGAGCTCGGCCGCGCGGCGGGCGGCCTCGATCTCGTCAAACACCTCGCGCGGCGACTTCAGCGGCAGCGCGGCGAGGAGATCGTCCAGGTCGGCGTCGGTGGTCACGGTGTCCTCTGTCTCGTACGGTGGGACAGAATGCCACAAAGGGGGACGCCCGCCCCGACGTGCAGGGCGGGCGTCCGGTCACGGGTCGGCCGGATCGTCCGGCGGGGCGGGCAGGGCAGTCGGCTGCGAAGGGTGCGGGGCCGCGTCGGGACAGAGCAGGGCCAGGCGCTCGTTCGCCTGGTCGACGGCGTCTCGAAGGCTGCTGCCGTTGTTGGGATACACCTCGTGCCAGACGTGGCCGAGGCGTTCCTCCATCCCCGATACCCGCTCCATCACGCCCGGGCGCGCCGGGACCCCGGGGCGGCCCTCTTCCCCGTACCAGTCGTCGAGGAACTGGCTGGTGCGACGGAACAGGTGCGAAGCCGCCCGGATCAGCCGCCACAGGGCGGTGCCGCCGCCGACGAGGACCGATATGGCCCCGCCCCATACCAGCACCGTGTCGACGGCGGGGACGCCCGTTGTGACGTCCACGCCTAGCCCTCCCACACGAGCGTGGTCAGGACGGCGCTCGCGACCTCGACCTGGTCGTCCGACTGGTTCAGCAGCCGCACCCGCATGTTCCGGCCCGCCGCCAGACGCTTCGTCAGCGGCACGATGGCATAGGAGCCTCCGGCCGTGCCGATGACCTCGTGGATCGGGTGGTCCGCCTTCAACGCGCCCGCGTCGTCGTACTCGCTCATGCGGACCTGCACGACTTCGCCCTCGGGCAGGCCCTCGAACCGCAGGCTGAGCGAGCCGGTGAACCTCGCGGCGCCCTTCACGAAGGTCGGGCTGTTCGTCGCGTGGCCGTCAGGCTCGTCGGTCCACTCGGTGGTGAACTCGACGTCGTCCCACAGGCCCGGCGCGAGCTAGTGCTTTGACCGCATAGGTTCGCCGGGTTGGCGGTTGGATGAGTGGTGACGTTCGTTCCAACTCATCCGGTGGGGCGGACGACCACTGAGAACCGCACAGCCTGATCCCACCGCCCGGGCAGTACATGGCTCAACGCCGGCGCCGCTTCGGAAACAGTGCGCTGAGCGTCCCGGAGACAATCGCTCCGAATAGCAGCCATACCCACGGCGCCCCGCCCGGCCGATGCGAAACGACCGCAGCGTACGCGAAGAAGCCAAGGCCACCGCCCACCAGGGTGAACGCAAAGCCGCGAAGCCCGAACCACCACCTGGGGCGATCTATCTCTGGGGTCACACCGGGCATTATCCACGCTCGCTGGCAGGCCACGAGGCATCCCAGGAGCGATCGTCTCTGCAACACGGCGAACCTATGCGGTCACAGCACTAGGGCGCGTATCGAGTCGTGATCAATCTGCGGGATTTGCTCTCGCGGCGGGGTCTGGTCCGGTAGGCCTTCTTGCGTGACGCGAGTGACCGCGGGCCAGGCCGCGGACAGTCCGCAGTTCATCCCGGTGCTCAAGAAGTTAAGGGTCCGCGGCCCCGTCGGCCGTCCCCGCACCCGGCCGGACGCGGTCGCCGGAGACAAGGCCTACTCGTCCCGCGGCAACCGGGCCCACCTGCGCCAACGCGGCATCAAGGCAGTCATCCCGGAGAAGAAGGACCAGGCCGCCAACCGAAAGAAGAAGGGCTCCGGGGGCGGCCGCCCCGTCAGCCACGACGCCGACCTCTACAAGGAGAGGAACACCGTCGAGCGCCTGATCAACAAGCTCAAGGCCTGGCGAGGCATCGCCACCCGATACGACAAGACCCCGGACAGCTACCTCGCCGGCCTCCACCTACGCGCCTCGATGATCTGGATCAAAGACCTCACCCGGACCACCCATTGATCACGACTCGATACGCGCCCTAGTAGCTGTGGACGAGGCCGAGGTTGACGTAGTCGGGCACGGTGTCCGTCTCCTGTGCGCTGGGGCTCCAGCTCGCCGGGTGTGCCAGTCGCTCGGCGACGTCGGCCCGGAGCTGCGCCATGGTGAACGTGAAACGCCCGCGGCGGCCGTAGCCCTCGACGATCCCGGCCGGGTCGGGCTTGCCCTCGACGCTCGTTTCCAGGTGTCCGGCGACGCTTCCCCTGGACCAGCCGTGATGACGGCAGAGGGCCGCGTTGTACCGGACCCAGGTGTCGTACTGGGCGCGGGTGTAGGGGTCGACGCCGTTGCCGAGGTTTTCTACCTCGATCCCGTACAAGGCGTCATTGCCGTCGACGGTGCCAGTCGACTTGTCGGGCTTGGGGATCGGCCGCTCGGCCACGATCGCGTCGAACGATTTCTTCGCCGCGAGGCCGGCATTTGGCGCGACCGGCGGCGACGAGGACCAGGACGCCGTTCTTGGGCAGGTACGTGTGCGCGAGGGGTGCCGGCACCGTGGAGCTCTGCCCGCTGTAGGCGATCGCGTGGAGGGAGTTCGTCCCGGCCGTGTGGTGGTTCAAACTGCCGTAGACCGGTCCGAACTTCTTGCCCGTGGCAGCGTCCCGGCCACGGGTGGTCCACCAGACCTGGACGCTCTGGGAGCTGCCGCAGGCAATGGTGCCGACCGGGGGCGCGCCTGCGCTGTAGGCGCCGGTCTGGAGGTTGATCCATCCCTCGGAGGTGACCACGCCATCGCAGTCGCGGACGACGGCGACGGCGATCGGTGTCCCGTCCGGCAGGCACAGGCCGATGGTGGCGGTCGGCGTGGTCGGCGAGGCGCAGTCGTTCACCGGCAGGCAGACGCCGACGGTGGCGGTCCGCGTGTAGGCCGTGGTGCCGTCGAGGAGCGTGTCCGCCGTGGTGGTTCCGGCGTCGTCGGTGATGAACGTGCGCAGGAACGGGGCGGAGGTGCCATCGGCCTGGACGTCGCAGACGAGTTGCGCCGTCCGGTCCGCGGCGGTCCGGCACGGCACGATGGACGGCGCGGCCAGGACGGCGCCGGTGGCAAGATCGAGGTATGTGACGGCCGGATCCCCGCAGGCGGCGCACTTGAGGACGACCGCCGTGCCGGTGCCACCGGCGCCGTCGTCGTAGCAGACGGTGCCGAGGACGACGGGGGTATCCGCGGTGGTGTCCTCCGCCGGGCAGTCGACCGGCGCGACTGGCGCGTACGGCTGCGCGAAGTCACCATCCAGGAACGCGCCGAGGAGGGTGGGAGCGCCGCCGTTGCACGGGTCGAGGGCCCACACCTCCACGTACGTGACGTCCGCGGTGCCGTCGCCGCTGGTGTCGTCGCACAGGGTGCGGGTGGTGATCTGCCGGGCGCAGCCGTTGCTCTGGCCGCCGCACACACTGAGCGTCCCGGTCGGCGTGTAGGCCGCGCCGGTGGCCGGGGTGCCGACCCGGTCGCCGCTGGTGGTGTCGTAGACCGGCTCGACGAGGGCCAGGCCGGCCACGCTTCCGTCAGGCAGTACGTCGCAGAGGAGGACGGTCTCGACGTCGACGCGGCGCGTGGCCGCTACGCCGCTGACGATGACCGAGCCGCCCCCGCAGCATCCGCTCACAGAGTCACCCCCCGCGTGCCGAGGCGACCGGGGGCAAGCGGCGATAGACGTAGGAATGTTCCGGGCATGGACGCTTCCTCACGGGAGGTTCATCGCCCGGCCCAGAACCAGCAGCGTCCCCAAGGTTACCGTCAGCAGCAGAACCCACACGGGGAGCAAACGAGTAATGCAGGGCGAACGCCGCAGGCGCGGGAACACCGGCGACCCTCTCACCGAACACCTTGAGCTGGCCACGGCTACAAAGAGGACCGTCGACCGACCGAGGCCCGGTGAGTCGCGACCGTAAAGACATGGCATGACGGTGAGCCATCGACAGCGGCAGCACCGCAGAGAGTCGTTGAAGGGGACGGTCGAATTCAAAATCATGTGACGCTCCATCAGAATCCCTTGTAGCTGGGGGTTTACAGGGATGGCACTTCACCAGCTAGGCAGATGAGGGGCGAGTGGGGTGGGTTCCGTTGGCGTCACGGCGGGGGATATTCGAACCTCAGGTAATCCTCAAGCCAAAAGATGACTCTTGACGATCAACAGCTGGTCGATCACTGTCGTCACAGCTCTTCGGAGCGGGAGCGCCTGACTAGCGCAACCTAAAACAAGGGGCGGGGATCAATTTGCTAGGCGGCAATTCAGTGCGCCATCGTGTCATGCAGGCCGTAGTGGGGGGCTCTACAGCATTGGTGCTGTTCGGCGGCCTCGGGACGCAAGCCGCATTCGCAGATGACGGTGACACGACGGGCAATTCGGCGACCGTGCACGAAA is a window of Streptomyces mirabilis DNA encoding:
- a CDS encoding helix-turn-helix domain-containing protein; translation: MRPSSPPTLTGSQGSSSRPRAGVISGYVFRVIREQQGRTQEEAAELLKVSADTIAGWETGRRPLTAVPTGQMLMHRHRLMQMGTAPALLQALERALEADVLLASALDDEAAVEESPLGAWVMQRDLVEVLAWPLNGVAPQPVRELPSPPRPRRGPAPAGPELPSGDRATFFGQMRRTAEQARGQQQFLLRRQALYLSGYDNQADTSEWLAYQQSIERPQDWLTRWLNSRSVAAVAARQGDRDRMNYFIDNDLTGDEAGEAANLNYWAYWLGETQHLELSDDFIARRTPGPWPGERLLAHLSAGLASHHGYVDLNVHSVWSLLQIRPNLLRSGAAGRALRDRLTVMLDSRELSARARRELESIQYAIRLAEA
- a CDS encoding radical SAM protein, yielding MHSLIASPFLEQHMLVRPGSRGGALLPAPRYEELRALDPAEPAPAWLADTVRDQWDDLDVAGRPAGEYLLVRQPSAWGYSKASWEVNLGCNYACKHCYLGLKVNSGMPLEKKLQCLEVMAEAGVLWLQITGGEPTIDKDFMRSYRRAFELGMMLTLSTNGSLLWRENLLRLFDECPPYRVTVSMYGATKASYDELTQRDGAWDLFVQGMNAARRARLPLRMSIIVTEDNAPEEQAMIDLCEQWGVEYNVFTNMTPTIYGGGEVLTAQSKDHLRMRKPFTGCNAGHTFFHTDPHGLVSICKIGRDDQISLPREGIQGLARLDAIADRLMLRTGGCSGCQLSGSCTVCRPLAKHYQEAKAPLASYCQHGQKKAG
- a CDS encoding ATP-binding protein, which translates into the protein MSRARLAGTPVMSEVLPRELESVPVARHVVRDILDHWDLPELAQDAETVISELTTNAILHARMAAIRITVTRVDERTVRLAVIDRSRVLPVLRSSDTDDVHGRGMGIVDALTRCWGTDRLPWGKRVWAELRDQR
- a CDS encoding ISL3 family transposase, whose translation is MNEVRPQLDELLFSSVEGVFVESVEVTDTSVRVEARTTVRRAVCPGCGCWSGRIHGSYLRFPCDLPAVGKFVVVSLRVRRFVCAEDSCPRKTFAEQVPGLTRRFGRRTERLRAILVSVGLALAGRAGARMTDTFGAPVSRNTLLRLIASLPDPPTATPRVVGVDEYAQRKGHIYGTVLVDVETRRPVDLLPDREADTLAAWLAERPGIEIVCRDRAPFFAEGATRGAPQAIQVADRWHLWHNLCEAAEKCVYQHRGCLRPVPAPADQPQEKAEPAASSPWPTGYRFAERTRAKHATIHALLDAGHSKRSVARQLGMTLNTILRFSRATTPEELFTGQWQSRATKLDPYKPYLDQRWQEGCTNAWKLWEEIKEQGYPRGYGSVRDYVSRTLRGKPQPVGSRPPSARAVTRWILTHPDALNENDRLHLKAALANCPELAALAEHVRSFAHMLTHLQGDQLPDWIAAATATTELPSLRRFAQHLERDLDAVIAGLSQPWNSGVVEGHVNRIKMLKRQMFGRAGFELLRKRVLLYA
- a CDS encoding GNAT family N-acetyltransferase, yielding MRFHWGWIEPVMPVPYVPTLGPVRRKDPLPDLFEAVVEVAGTGRFLPYDKDRRWSDTKAERVLADAIEHDHRQTLVPTLVERGAGVVKVHVYGAAPDSLSAGADLARKLASVHGAAKARVVWFLGPDQPEAYAQGAGTRVQLKEFNDGPGQAPGVPVHEDKQISEEAGFGAFAEQMAADGFAFLHEQMRARTVGPVLTVLHDGRVAGAIGPMETMADASGAARLLPQYFGVLPQFRGCGYGRALWRAAMRWGHQHSAAYQVLQTEVGGASDRLCAAEGLTSLGFVNQRDV
- a CDS encoding HD domain-containing protein, which codes for MTEDLSAVANFLYEAGTLKHTARTGWWMAGVRQPETVAEHSWRTALIATIIAKLEGADPARAAFLAVWHDTGETRTGDVNHLGKKYTAGEADPRDITADQVAGMPGILAEALTELVAEYEAKDSPEAICARDADKLECMIQGIEYKAQGYENAQRWIDNSRGRIVTKAGNVLADAVLETGSLDWLRSALGEKQG
- a CDS encoding peptidoglycan recognition protein family protein, with protein sequence MAERPIPKPDKSTGTVDGNDALYGIEVENLGNGVDPYTRAQYDTWVRYNAALCRHHGWSRGSVAGHLETSVEGKPDPAGIVEGYGRRGRFTFTMAQLRADVAERLAHPASWSPSAQETDTVPDYVNLGLVHSY